In Lolium rigidum isolate FL_2022 chromosome 3, APGP_CSIRO_Lrig_0.1, whole genome shotgun sequence, the genomic window CATGTGCACACAGATCCTACATACAGTGCAAAAAGAAAACCATACCATACTGGCGTACAATGAGTCAAATAATGGAGGCACCAGTGGAGCCGACGGAGTATCATTACATTACAACGCGTATAAAGCAGGAGATCAAGATGCACAGGCAAAGCATACACGTAGTATATGTAACAGAAAGCAGGGGGTGGAAAGAGCGCAACTGGGAGTTCTACTCATATCAGGCGAGCACACTACGCTTTGTTGGGAGACTTGGACCCCAGGAAACATACTAACACCTACCTTGCGCTATCTTGCCTTTGGTTCAAAAGCCATGAACGCATACAGCACGGGACTATTCGCTTTGCATGGACACCTTCCTTTCTTGCCTGCCTCCTTTGCTTTGGATCACACTCAACCAAAGCTCTTTATGGAGTCGCGGTTACTCATTGCTCCATCAGCACCATCAGGGGCCTTTTGGGGGAGGAGGTGCGCGGTGATGGAATTGGCCGGAATTGGCGGCCGCCTTGGTCCTTAGTTATCTACACCCAGAGGAGTACATGCGTACCAGTTGTAGTTGAAGCAGCTCTACATGCCCACTGTAACCACTGCAGCCTTGTGCCATTGTGTGTGCCTTCTTCTGCCCCCGTGAGCGTCACAAGCACCAAATGCGACTGAATTGGCCCCTTCAACTTAGTAATTTTACTTGCAGTCGCAGCTCAAATATATCAGAACAAACTCAGAACTACCGAGGAGCTAGCTAGAGAGAGACAGCTCCCAGCGTCTTGACCTTGAGTTTAAGAGACGTCAAGTAGCAGATTGCTTCATCAAGAACAGCTGTGGCATCTTTCGCAACGCCACCAGGAACAATCTTTCTGAGAGCAGCAACAGTCTCTTGTATCCTCTCTATTCTAAGCTTCCGGTCATCAGGGCTGTCATCTTCTGCTTCTTCTCCATCCTTCAGAGCGAGAGCAAACTTGTGGCCACTCTCTACTTCACCAATGCAACAGGACTGCGCATCATCGTCGTTGCCTAGATGCCTCTGTCCAATTGAACAATCAATCCTTGCTGAGCTGGCTGTGTCAACAACAGACCTGTCGGAACCAGAGCAGAGTTTTCTCTTCTTGGATGGTTGGGCAGCGCCTACGCTAGCACCAGCGCTGGCTACTGACTCTACACTCATGGTGTCATTGTCCACAGGGGCTTTGTTCAATTCATGCACTTTCTCATACCCTTCATCCGAGTCGGAATCTAAGAGCACATTAATATCTTCGGTGTTCTCATGAGTATCATCGGTGCTTTGTCCTCCAACATCAGTTACATTAGTTTCATTGCTAGCTTCCAGTTCTGGCACAGGATCCAAGGCCCCTTTCCTTAGGAAGGGACCTGCAGTTGGAGTAAGTTTCTCATTCTGAAAGAAAACCAGAGATCTCTTTTTTGGAGGATCATCTATGGATGATCCTACATAGGGGGCCATTATCGCGACAAACCTCGAAGTCATTGGAAGAGGTTTGTCAGCAGTAGATGCTGTAAACAACGGCACCGGTGCAGAAACTCCAGGGTAGATGTAGGCAAGGCTGTTCAGACATGTGGGCAATGTCACCGAATTGGTGCTATCATGACCAACATCAGGTGGGCAGGGGTTGCTTGTAGAGCTGTCGATATTTAATTTCCATGGAGAATTGGGCCAATGGCACCAAGGATTGGCCTTTTCTCCCATCAAGAAATAGTCACCAAACAGAATTACCTGAATATGACAACACACAAAACTGAGCTTTAGAAAATCCctcagataaaacaagtgtatacAGCATGAATGAATGAACAGATTGAATTCTCACCAGAAGGAATTCAGATGAATAAGATGTTCTTCCACTTGAATTATGTTTGAGAAAGGGTTAACAAACACAAGTTCTATTCAGCGAGAACTAGAGAGCAGAGTCAAACTACGTGACAGGTTTGAGGAGGTGTCGGAAGTACTCGGCCTACAAAAACAGAAACAACAAAGTAGTGTCAATATTGTTCACAACAGGAAGTTCTCGACAAAAGCAAAGATATAACTCTCACAGTGTCAACATTGTTCACTAATTTCCAAATTACCTGGCAATTCTGCAACGACTGGAAGCAAGATATAACTCTCACAGCGATTCCGTTCTCATGCATAAACACGCCGAATCTTGTGTGGGCCGTCGCTTTCCAAACCATCAGTACTCTTCTCCGTTCTCCTCGGAAGATTTGACCGAACAACTACGGGAACAGAAAGGCCCGGCGAAATTCTGAACTACCTTCGCAGACCTATGAGCCAAGAGGTGTACTGCTCCAGAAACGCCAACCAGAAGGGGAATCCTGAACTGCTCCAGAGACCTCTGAATCAAGGTATACTGCGGTAATTTTACAGAATAACACGGCAGTAGAGGTTCAAGGACATCCCCTGGCGGAATACGTCTACAAAGAGACCCAACCACCGCATGCTGCCAGTGCCAGGTACAGTCCTGGGAGCTTCAGGTTGTTCACCACACAAATGACCTGCATAAATAGAACATTTAGGCTCTTTGGTGAGTATCTTATGCAGAGAATGGTGTTGTACTTTGATACGCAGAGCTGTGAAATGTATCGAGTAAACTTCTGCTCAAGAATAAAATATTTGATGCATCAACAATTTGAGGAAGAAAAGGTACACCCCTGAGACTAGGGTGCTGCCACTTGAGACCATTATTCAGTAAACGCAATGAAATTGAGAGAAAGCTCCAAGATCTAGGGAGCCAGGGCGGGCATAATGTAAGGGGTTCAGTTCAGCCGCCCAAATGTTTCTAAGGTAAACCAGCATTGCTACTCCAACTCTCAACAAACAAATCCACAGCAGACCTCAATACATCCCAGGATGGAAGATTTGGACTCACAGCAAGTAAGAGAACGGAACAAAACAAAACCCTCAGAAGAGTCCAAGGAAGTTAGCGTTCATTACCTGCAAATGGAGGCAATCCAGGTTCAGGATGGATCTCTACTCCACGCGCGGGTCCAAcagagcggaggaggaggacgacgaggagtgaGCGTCGTGGTAGGTTGGGGATGGAAGGAGGACTAGAGGAGGCGCTCCCAGCAGAGAGggggtttgggagagagagagggggaaagAAGGTGCGTTGGATCTTTTGGGAGGACCGCACGCAGCGGCTACGAACTTAAGGCGCAGCGGACCGACCGATGGTGCCCTACTTTGACCTCCTAGCTTTATCGCATTGTGCGGTTTCTGGCCTTGGGGTGATGAATATATCTTTCTCAAacataaggctggtcatagtgggtagtagtaccatatagtagtatcatgtatatgatatttttgtatgatactagatccataatgcatagtacgtatcatagactagtatcatagttttgctatattaattgatttgtagaatcccaatacaaatttgtgtacaagatttatttgatattaacttttctcgtgatgtgcgctatgatacagtatctacctatgatactctaatctcctctctcatccataattacctgccacatcagcatttttggtggggctaggatgcatgatactagcactatggctagcctaaatTCTGCTTATATCCCAGATATATGGTTTTTCTAACTCCCCTTCAATAAGAATTAAGTTAAATCTTCGTTTAACTCTAGATTCATTTACGCAGAAATCCACCGTCAAACGTACCCCTTCGCACCGATAGATACATGAAGAGACGATTAAGGTTCCCCGCCCCCCGTTGGCAGCGCCGCCAATCTACCTCGCTTCTGTGGCCTTTGGGCTATGGAGTGGGGGTGGATCTCTGCTCAAGCCGATGGAAGAGCTCTGTTTTCCTGGTTTTAGGGTTAAGATTTGGTGGGACGGCACTTAGATAGTGGTGGAAGCGTCTTGTCCAATGAAGTCTTCCTGACTTCAACTCCCATCTCGGTACCGACGCCGAGAAGTTTATGAGAGTGGTGTGGTTCTCGAGGACTTTCTGGTTGTGGGGATCTTCAGATTGTCAAGGAGCGTCATGAACTCTTATTCCCTCTTCTCCGTCTTCGGGACGGATGTGGTATTCTTAACCCGGTCGGCGACTTCCAGTCTGCAACCAACAAACTTAGGCTGGGTCGGGGAGAAGCGGCAACTTCAGCGCATTGTCAACACGGTCTAGAAGTTGAAGACGAATGGCATCTCAAAGATTTCATTATAACTTTGGTTTTTGTTTAATGCTAAGGGGGTCTAGATTCATTTGATTTGCATCATGATCCCGTGAGCTTTCTAAATGGCTTACAACTGAAACTTTTTCTGATTGTAACTAAGAAAAATATTCACATCATATAAAATGGAAGTATGGCGTTACTTGAATGAAAACACTCCTTGATTTCATTAGAGTTGAAGAGGATGACCACACATGCCCTATTACCAGCCTCTCTGAATTTCTGAACTTGTTTTTTGAAATGGAGAAAAagttttgcctcatccattaattaagtaaGAGAGTTCTCACATTTTATAAGAAAAACGGACAAAAGCCTCCAACAACAGGATCAACCACACAAACAGCACACGCACAAACGAGTCTAAACAGGGCCGTACCCACTCTAGCAAAACACAAACGACCATAATTTGGAAACCGTAGGAATAAGGAGGAGGAACACACGAACATTAAAAGGGAGGATTGAGCATGCAAGAGGGAATGTTATGGAAAAGATACTTATGTCATATGTCATCGGGGATGACTTACGAGTTGTGCGAATAAGGCGGCGTTGGAGGCTAATAGTGGCTTAATCATACACGATGTATCCAAATTCGGCTCGTCACTTCAGTAAAAACCTACTCCAACTTCTACTAGATTGATTGTATACCGATCACAAGGTGCTCGCGACTTGGATAGCGAGCATCTCCGGCCGCGTTCCCAAAGTGTTTCCCAAAAATGGCACCGGATGGAGCGTTTAGGAGGCGTGTTTTGTCGTGCCGTGTTTGCTCTCCACccgtgtcccccaaacgccgcccccaaacataaaTTCAAATAATTCGCATTTAAAAGAGATCATTCTCACCGAAGTTGTCGCGATCAGAGCAGCCGCGATcagagtactgggcgcgcgatcagatTACAGACCGacgtaaattagaagaagggtttggacgacgacgccgccgacgGTGCATcttgagtcgacgtaggcccgtcgatcacgacgacctcgtcgtgaTTTGCTCGGTGTGCATGCTTCGTCGCCGACGCCGAGGCAGAGGCCGATGCTGCTAACGCTTCTTCGGtgtcggcgccttccgcggcttcgcgaagggcgctttcgccccttttgTCTCATTGCCCGACGGATtggtggccgctttcttggccattttttggTGCATGTCGATGGCGCcatgaatggggagagggtagcggcggcgggagggacagGGTCAcagcgggagggagaaatgaatcggcgggatagTCGGTGAAATGTGCTGGGAGGGCAGAAATGCGTGACGGAAGAGACACGATGTGGCGGGAGAGACGCGATTTGACGAGAGAGGGGACAAAAAATTTCTGTGCCGCTGACGCATCGGGcctgccactccccgcctcgcttttcgttgtatcCGGCGCGCCTGgaccgtcccctgtgtagcggggatggaCTCGGGACACCGGACACTGTATTGATGCCAGATGGAATGAGGCTTTAGAGCGCGCGGCTGGAAACGATATTTTATCTGGCGAGCTTCAAATTTTTTTGAGAATGCTTCGggaagacggctggagatgctcttagctctaTGGTCAGATTGTGTGTGTCACTGTGTCCTCTCGGAGGGACTAGGGAGGTATAGATTATTTGTTTCATGGAAGCAAAATTCCACTAGGAGGGCGCACGCGTGGATGGAGTGAAGTCTGGCGCAAGTTTTCCTAGGCGGCACCTAACCATCTGCACGCGTGGATACGGTCTTACCCCTACTGGTGCACGCGCGGCATGAATCAACATAGGGTATGTTGACAGCATTGCAATACTCCTACTTCACGGCATTTCGTTTGTTGTCTATCTTTGTGAGATGACATTTCACTTTTTTCTCGTTTCACGTCTGTTTCGGTTCACTAGTTCTTTGTCCGTTCACTAATCTAGGATCttttaatttttttcataaaTAATTAAATTTAAACACATTTTACTAATTTTTGGATAATGGTAGTCTAGCCTCTGCGGCAATAGATGTGTATAGGTTTTATTTAGATTTTATTCAGCAAAGATCTACAAAGTATATCACAAAATCTAAAAACACCACTTAACACTTAGAAAGCCGACAATGGATAAAGTAACATGCTATCAAGGCCTTAtgccaaacaaacaaaaaaaacacaaaCAACACCCTAGCAGCTAATTACCCGGGGCATCACTATGACGAAGCAGGAGCACACATCCGGTCTAGTAGATCCTTAGCGAGTGTCTCGTGCCCCTTGCTTCAGAAGTGGAGATTTCCATCAACCGTTGATCCATCTTCAGGGCAGAGATCCGTATAGCCCTTGGTAGGCATGTCATCGTCGACATCATAGGCCTAGCAACGCTTCTACCCTGCGCGAGTCCATCACACTGCGTCCGTCGCCAAGGACCCGTTGCACCATGCCGTCGAGACTCACCGTTGTCGACAAAGTAGATGCACACCACTCCACCACTTCCCGCCACCATCTAGCAGCTTCTCTAAAAACGATGTTCCAAGAGATAGAACGACGCATAAAGCATCGCCATCGTGCAATCCAGGATACCCAGATCTTGGGTTTTCTCTAGATCAGCATGAGCGAAGTAAGCGCTAGCGGCAAAGGCGATCTCTTCAATAAGATAACGGCGCATTGACGCCGCCATCCCCCTACATGACCTAGATTGTCTCGGCTTTCACCAGCAGCCACAACTCCCCAACTCCATGCTTGGACTAGATGCGAGATCACTACATCAGCACAACAAGTCACAATCTAGCGGACCGCCTCCTGCGGAGGAGACGGATGCCACTGTCATGCCCAGAGATGTTGCCCATGCTACCTCATGATGTGGGAGTAGCCCAGGAGTGCCTCTACCGCTGACGAAGCAACAATGTGAAAAACAAAAGCCCAGCCGACCCAGTTGGACCCAGATCTAGCCCGACCTCCTTGCATCCGCCTGCAGATCGTTGCACCTTGGGAGCCACCACCCCGCATCACCGTCTCAGGGGGGCGATCGGACATTGTCGTCGTGCCCCCCGATCAACGACTGAAGAAGGTCTGCCACGCCACCAGGGCTTTGCCTGACAATGCCTGCAGCAACGGAGGCGGTCAAGGGAAGTGTGCACACGAGAGTACGATCGAAACCGCTAGCTCTACATTTATGTTTAAGGTTCACTTATTTTGGTTCGGATATCTTACAACATGTCCAGATCCTTTTATGCTCTTCAACTACGCTCCGGAGCTTATGAGATGCGGCCAATTTCCACGAAGTGGCGGAAACCGATATCTATGAGGCTCCATGAATGCGGCAGAGTGGAGGCCTCGAGGGGAACCGCACATGCTCTTACTCTAGTGAATAgagaaagtactccctccgatccaaaaatAAATGTTAAAATTTCATTAGAAAGAGGGGTGCCAATTTTCATTAGCGATGTACACTAGCGCAGTAGACATTCACAGGCGTGACACGAAAAAGTCAAAAGGAACTCGGCTAGGTGATAAGAGCATGTACAATAAgatctagtcagctggctacaaggattaaaataatatatttatgtttagttggaggagagagaagaggagagaaaatGGAGGTGAACTACTATGCAATAGCTAGCTCTTgcgcgtgctcctaggcactttgtgagagtaaaatgtgggccatatgttagtaaagtacttcattcttatagtcaactattgtacatgttagctatatggtaACTATAaatgatactacctccgtttcaaggaataaggcgccctcgttttacgagctttttgtttgaccaagaattacttcaaatagataaagattgtttgtatgaaattagtatcattcaaaagtgtttttcaatacgaatccaacgatactatatacatataatttAATCAAGATTTtgctgctcaatttttatggtcaaagttcgtcttggaacacgcatgcgccttattccttgaaacggaggtagtataacatcttgttatagccagcagttggctatactattggaattgctctaaacgAAAAGCAGGGTGGAAGAAAGATCCCCGGGCGGAGGATGAGGAAGCACGCGTGCGTCCGTTCGTCGCAGGACCATATGCTGCTCATTGATCGATGGCCTCGTCCTCCTGCTCCATAGCCGAGGGAGGGAGAACCGGAGAAGGATGCTGGCTGGGTACAAGAAAACAATCGCGTGCCTCAAGGCTATCTAGCTCCGTCCAGCCTGAAGGCGTCGCGTGCTCTTCTGCTGTGTGCTGTGTTCACGTGACGACCTTTATCTTCTTCCATCCCACGCGCACGTCCACGCTCACTCGGGAAGTAAAGATGTGGTGAAAACTGAAAAGAAAGCAATAAAGCGACGAGCATTTTGTAGTCTTGCCACCATGTACGTCGTCCGGTGCAGTGTTTAGTGCGCTTTTGGTGGTGACATGGTGGCATCAGTGCCTGACTGACTGTACGTACGCAGGTACGAGTACTTGACGCTTTCTGCAAATCCCTGCTGCTACGCACCGATTTTTCCGGCGGATGGCATGCAAAGTGGTGCGGTAAAGAGCCCCCACACCCTGTATTTAGTCGCGTCGCTCGAAAGGGCCAAa contains:
- the LOC124698491 gene encoding uncharacterized protein LOC124698491, producing the protein MGEKANPWCHWPNSPWKLNIDSSTSNPCPPDVGHDSTNSVTLPTCLNSLAYIYPGVSAPVPLFTASTADKPLPMTSRFVAIMAPYVGSSIDDPPKKRSLVFFQNEKLTPTAGPFLRKGALDPVPELEASNETNVTDVGGQSTDDTHENTEDINVLLDSDSDEGYEKVHELNKAPVDNDTMSVESVASAGASVGAAQPSKKRKLCSGSDRSVVDTASSARIDCSIGQRHLGNDDDAQSCCIGEVESGHKFALALKDGEEAEDDSPDDRKLRIERIQETVAALRKIVPGGVAKDATAVLDEAICYLTSLKLKVKTLGAVSL